A region of Pseudorca crassidens isolate mPseCra1 chromosome 8, mPseCra1.hap1, whole genome shotgun sequence DNA encodes the following proteins:
- the LSM8 gene encoding LSM8 homolog, U6 small nuclear RNA associated, translating into MTSALENYINRTVAVITSDGRMIVGTLKGFDQTINLILDESHERVFSSSQGVEQVVLGLYIVRGDNVAVIGEIDEETDSALDLGNIRAEPLNSVAH; encoded by the exons ATGACGTCTGCCTTGGAGAACTACATCAACC GAACTGTTGCTGTCATTACTTCTGATGGGAGAATGATTGTG GGAACACTGAAAGGTTTTGACCAGACCATTAATTTGATTTTGGATGAAAGCCATGAACGAGTGTTCAGCTCTTCACAGGGAGTAGAACAAGTGGTACTAGGTTTATACATCGTGAGAGGTGATAATGT TGCAGTCATTGGAGAAATTGATGAAGAGACAGATTCTGCACTTGATCTGGGGAATATTCGAGCAGAACCTCTGAACTCTGTAGCACACTAA